Proteins encoded by one window of Paenibacillus urinalis:
- a CDS encoding LysR family transcriptional regulator has translation MFRQLECFIQICIAGSFTKAAEVLMISQPTLSQQIRFLEAEVGTPLFERFGRGIKITADGEILYVKALSVMRLLDEAKKETNELRHAQARANKLSIGISPMDFLSLAPLFSKFHEQYPDISVKFTSGEYTTQQLLNDSIDIGITDHPVPNKEIHTMHLHTEEQALAVYAGHPWADRTSVSFRELGELDTPLFAGDLNLYEQLHASNPKSSSSLQSMFESTSNSILLTMVLQQMGVAILPVSSIESHTGQPIKMIRLIDPTPVREIKLMYKKYQYSNPSVQQCIEFLLEQSK, from the coding sequence TTGTTCCGGCAATTAGAGTGCTTCATACAAATATGCATAGCAGGCAGCTTTACTAAGGCTGCAGAGGTTCTAATGATCTCTCAGCCGACCTTAAGTCAACAGATCCGCTTCCTGGAGGCAGAGGTAGGAACCCCCTTGTTTGAGAGATTTGGCAGAGGGATCAAGATTACAGCTGACGGAGAAATTCTGTACGTAAAAGCCCTTTCCGTGATGAGGCTCCTTGACGAAGCGAAGAAAGAAACCAATGAGCTGCGCCATGCTCAGGCTCGGGCCAATAAACTTTCGATCGGCATTTCGCCGATGGACTTTTTAAGTTTAGCGCCTCTTTTTTCGAAGTTTCATGAGCAGTATCCCGACATTTCAGTCAAATTTACTAGTGGAGAATATACGACTCAGCAACTATTGAATGACAGTATCGATATTGGGATCACCGACCATCCGGTTCCAAACAAAGAAATTCATACGATGCATCTACATACAGAAGAGCAGGCTTTGGCCGTTTATGCAGGTCATCCATGGGCTGATCGGACTTCTGTTTCTTTTCGAGAGTTAGGAGAGTTGGATACTCCGTTATTTGCCGGCGATCTAAATTTATACGAGCAGCTTCATGCATCCAATCCTAAGTCCTCTAGTTCTCTGCAGTCCATGTTCGAATCTACTTCTAATTCGATCCTTCTTACTATGGTCCTGCAGCAGATGGGAGTCGCGATCTTACCTGTCTCATCCATTGAGAGTCATACGGGTCAGCCCATCAAAATGATTCGTCTCATCGATCCCACGCCAGTTCGTGAAATTAAGCTCATGTATAAGAAGTATCAGTACAGCAATCCTTCTGTTCAGCAATGTATCGAATTTCTTCTAGAGCAATCCAAATGA